A genomic stretch from Acidobacteriota bacterium includes:
- the hslV gene encoding ATP-dependent protease subunit HslV, which produces MKSGFKSTTVISVRHNGAVAMAADGQVSMGETIFKHKAKKIRRIYNNQILAGFAGATSDALALFTRFESKLEEYRGNLYRASIELAKEWRLDRALRRLEALLIVSDKERSFLLSGTGDLIEPDDGILAVGSGGPYALAAARALRKHTELSAKEIAMEAMKIASEICVYTNSEIVLEEL; this is translated from the coding sequence ATGAAATCAGGTTTTAAATCCACAACCGTTATTTCTGTAAGGCATAATGGAGCAGTTGCGATGGCTGCTGACGGACAGGTTTCAATGGGAGAGACAATTTTCAAGCATAAGGCAAAAAAGATAAGGAGAATTTACAACAATCAGATTTTAGCCGGCTTTGCAGGAGCTACTTCAGATGCTCTTGCCCTTTTTACAAGGTTTGAATCAAAACTTGAAGAATATAGAGGGAATTTATACAGAGCCTCAATTGAACTTGCGAAAGAATGGAGATTGGACAGAGCTTTAAGAAGACTGGAGGCTCTTTTGATTGTTTCGGATAAGGAAAGGTCATTTCTTCTTTCAGGAACAGGAGATTTAATCGAGCCGGATGATGGAATTTTAGCTGTTGGATCTGGAGGACCTTATGCTCTGGCAGCAGCAAGAGCGCTTAGAAAACACACAGAGCTTTCAGCAAAAGAGATCGCCATGGAGGCTATGAAGATTGCTTCTGAGATATGCGTTTATACAAATTCAGAGATCGTTCTGGAGGAATTATAA
- the hslU gene encoding ATP-dependent protease ATPase subunit HslU → MNTQISLPSVFQKDEVILKDKDELTPREIVEELDKYIVGQREAKKAVAIALRNRIRRRKLSPELADEVAPKNILMIGPTGVGKTEIARRLAKLTLSPFLKIEASKFTEVGYVGRDVESIVRDLTELSVDMVKAEKMEEVRDKAYRNAEERILDLLIPPPPKIKGKLNNNVINSNHEYFKETREKLRKQLMEGKLDDRKIEIEVRERAFPPFEIFTSTGFEEIGISIQEVIPGFLGGKIKKRKLKIKEALRYLVEEEQKKLVDMDQVIKLAIEKVEHSGIVFLDEIDKIAGRESGHGPEVSREGVQRDLLPIIEGTTVNTKYGILRTDHILFIGAGAFHVSKPSDLIPELQGRFPIRVELEPLNKNDFIRILKEPQNALVKQYKALMKTEGIDVEFTDDSLEEIAEIAEMVNQEMENIGARRLHTVMEKVMEEISFQGPEISEKKIIIDRKYVKERLDGVLKNQDLSRFIL, encoded by the coding sequence ATGAATACTCAAATTTCATTGCCATCTGTTTTTCAAAAAGATGAGGTAATTTTAAAAGATAAAGATGAGTTGACTCCAAGAGAAATCGTAGAAGAGCTGGACAAGTATATAGTGGGGCAGAGAGAAGCAAAAAAGGCTGTTGCGATTGCTTTGAGAAACAGGATAAGGAGGAGAAAGTTATCGCCTGAGCTTGCAGATGAAGTCGCTCCCAAGAATATTCTGATGATAGGTCCCACTGGGGTTGGAAAAACTGAAATAGCCAGAAGGCTTGCGAAGTTGACCTTATCTCCATTTCTGAAAATTGAAGCTTCCAAGTTTACTGAGGTTGGATATGTGGGAAGGGATGTGGAATCGATAGTCAGAGATTTAACCGAGCTTTCTGTAGATATGGTAAAAGCTGAGAAGATGGAAGAAGTGAGGGACAAGGCTTATAGAAATGCTGAGGAGAGAATCCTGGATTTACTCATACCCCCGCCTCCAAAGATAAAAGGAAAATTGAACAATAATGTAATTAATTCTAATCATGAATATTTTAAAGAGACAAGAGAGAAACTCAGAAAACAGTTAATGGAAGGAAAACTGGATGATAGAAAAATTGAAATAGAGGTCAGAGAAAGAGCATTTCCTCCTTTTGAAATTTTTACGAGCACTGGTTTTGAGGAGATAGGAATATCAATTCAAGAAGTAATACCAGGATTTTTAGGTGGGAAAATAAAGAAAAGAAAGTTAAAAATAAAGGAAGCACTCAGATACCTTGTGGAGGAGGAGCAGAAAAAGTTGGTTGACATGGACCAGGTGATAAAACTTGCCATTGAAAAGGTTGAGCATTCAGGAATTGTTTTTCTCGACGAGATTGATAAAATTGCAGGAAGAGAATCAGGTCATGGACCTGAGGTGAGTCGTGAAGGAGTTCAAAGAGACCTTCTTCCCATCATAGAAGGAACAACGGTAAATACAAAATATGGAATTCTCAGAACAGACCATATTCTTTTCATAGGAGCTGGAGCTTTTCATGTGTCGAAGCCTTCTGATTTAATTCCAGAACTTCAAGGCAGGTTTCCTATAAGAGTAGAATTGGAACCTCTGAATAAGAACGATTTTATAAGAATTTTGAAAGAGCCTCAGAATGCTCTGGTAAAACAATATAAAGCATTGATGAAAACTGAAGGTATTGATGTAGAATTTACAGATGATTCTCTTGAAGAGATAGCTGAAATTGCAGAAATGGTTAATCAGGAAATGGAAAACATTGGTGCTCGAAGACTTCATACAGTAATGGAAAAAGTTATGGAAGAAATTTCTTTTCAGGGGCCTGAGATAAGTGAGAAGAAGATAATAATTGATAGAAAATATGTAAAAGAAAGGCTTGATGGTGTTTTGAAGAATCAGGATTTGAGCAGGTTCATTCTTTAA
- a CDS encoding fumarylacetoacetate hydrolase family protein yields the protein MKIVRFHYKEKESYGVLREENLFFIRGSIFNEFGIEERSISISEAIILPPVSPTKIVCVGYNYKSHAGERNVEIPESPLIFIKPSTSVIGQNDSIILPKLSKRVDFEGELAVVIKKRAFCLSENDNPSDYILGYACFNDVTARDIQQKEQHNTKAKSFDTFAPLGPWIGTEVDPKNLTLKTFLNGKLKQSSKTKNMIFDPFYLVYYLSQIMTLLPGDVIATGTPAGSGPLSPGDRVEVQISEIGTLSNTVHKIY from the coding sequence ATGAAGATTGTAAGGTTTCATTATAAGGAAAAAGAATCTTATGGGGTTCTGAGAGAAGAAAATCTATTTTTTATAAGAGGGTCTATTTTTAATGAATTTGGAATTGAAGAGAGATCTATTTCAATATCAGAGGCTATAATTCTTCCGCCAGTTTCCCCAACAAAAATTGTATGTGTAGGTTATAATTATAAAAGCCATGCTGGGGAAAGGAATGTGGAGATTCCAGAATCTCCCCTGATTTTTATAAAGCCTTCAACTTCTGTGATTGGTCAGAATGATAGTATTATTTTGCCAAAATTGAGTAAGAGAGTTGACTTTGAAGGCGAGCTGGCAGTAGTAATAAAAAAAAGAGCTTTTTGTCTTTCAGAAAATGATAATCCATCGGATTATATTCTTGGGTATGCATGCTTTAATGATGTTACTGCAAGAGATATTCAACAGAAAGAGCAACACAACACAAAGGCCAAATCCTTTGACACTTTTGCTCCTTTAGGCCCATGGATAGGAACTGAAGTTGACCCAAAAAACCTCACGTTGAAAACTTTTTTAAATGGAAAATTAAAACAATCATCCAAAACAAAAAATATGATTTTTGATCCCTTTTATTTAGTCTATTATCTTTCACAGATTATGACCCTTCTTCCTGGAGATGTAATAGCTACAGGAACTCCAGCAGGCAGTGGCCCTTTATCTCCAGGGGATAGGGTTGAGGTTCAAATCAGTGAGATTGGAACACTGAGCAATACTGTTCATAAGATTTATTGA
- a CDS encoding fibronectin type III domain-containing protein, with the protein MVIKFRIAATYKNGTPVKGISRIQVLEYTGKEKSLSFSKFKKKAIVLKELMGVETKNFNPFEDITTEKNIKLNDINRKNYFFSVNYWDDKKRKYESKSLIFYSPSIVSTPPENFSYEIKKDEIEIRWNPPSKNIDESVPPLVSGYNIYKKIGEEKEFKKMNEAPLLEEVYRDKDFEFGEQYYYKVRSIKSFYERNIESSDSMVLKIVLVDTFPPEPPHGLQSFSGEGFIMLSWVENKEKDILGYNIYRREERGKEILLTKNPVLGNTFKDEGLKPMVKYTYRISAVDRNGNESKKSAEIQEIVR; encoded by the coding sequence GTGGTAATAAAATTCAGGATAGCTGCTACATATAAAAACGGAACTCCTGTAAAGGGGATCTCACGAATTCAGGTTTTAGAATACACTGGGAAGGAAAAATCATTATCATTCTCAAAATTCAAGAAAAAAGCAATTGTTTTAAAGGAACTCATGGGAGTTGAAACTAAAAATTTTAATCCATTTGAGGATATAACAACAGAAAAAAACATTAAATTAAATGATATTAACAGGAAAAACTATTTTTTTTCAGTCAATTACTGGGATGATAAAAAAAGAAAATATGAATCAAAGAGTTTAATATTCTATTCTCCTTCAATTGTCTCTACTCCTCCTGAGAATTTTTCTTATGAAATAAAAAAAGATGAAATAGAAATAAGATGGAATCCTCCATCAAAAAATATTGATGAATCAGTTCCTCCTTTAGTTTCTGGTTATAACATATATAAAAAGATTGGAGAGGAAAAAGAATTTAAAAAAATGAATGAAGCACCTCTTTTAGAAGAAGTTTATCGAGATAAAGATTTTGAATTTGGAGAGCAATACTATTACAAAGTAAGGTCAATTAAATCATTTTATGAGCGAAATATAGAGAGTTCAGATTCTATGGTTTTAAAAATAGTGCTAGTGGATACCTTTCCTCCTGAGCCTCCTCATGGGTTACAGAGTTTTTCAGGGGAAGGCTTCATAATGCTTAGTTGGGTTGAAAACAAAGAAAAAGATATTCTTGGATACAATATATATAGAAGAGAGGAAAGAGGGAAGGAGATATTGTTGACAAAGAATCCAGTTTTGGGAAATACTTTTAAGGACGAAGGTTTAAAGCCGATGGTTAAATATACATACAGAATATCAGCTGTGGATAGAAATGGAAATGAAAGTAAAAAATCTGCAGAAATTCAGGAAATTGTGAGATAA